In Halothermothrix orenii H 168, the sequence TATGAAACAGATCTGTATAAAGAAGAACCTGTAAGATTGATTGAAATTAAGGAAAAGAGTAAACAGTTAGATTATAGTAATAGGCTTTCCCTGGATGAAGAAGAGTTATTTGATAAAATTCTTGGTGGATGGCTCGGTAGAACTGCCGGCTGCCTTCTGGGAAAACCTGTCGAAAAAATAACACGTTACGGTATAAGGGAAATACTAGAATCAATAGATAGCTGGCCTCTTAATGATTATTTTACTGCCTGTGGCGTACCTGATGAGTTGCTCACTAAATATCCCTGGAACAGACATGGTGGTAAAGAAAGCCTGAAGGAAAACATAGTTTGTATGCCTGAAGATGATGATTTAAATTATACCATGTTAAATCTCCATATCGCAGAAACATATGGATTTGATTTTACCGTTGATAATATTGCAGAGGCCTGGTTGCATAGTTTACCAGTTATGACTGTTTTTACAGCAGAAAGAGTAGCTTATTTTAATTGCCTGAATCTAATTAATCCTGCAGAGGTAGCCACTCATCATAACCCTTACCGGGAGTGGATTGGTGCCCAGATCAGAGCTGATCTGTGGGGCTGGATGGCTGCCGGAAACCCGGTAAAAGCAGCTGAACTGGCCTATAGAGATGGCTCTTTTACCCATGTTAAGAATGGGGTTTATGGTGAAATGTTTGTTGCAGCTACCATAGCTGCTTCATTTTTAACAGACAATCCTCTGGATGCTGTTAAAATGGGATTAGCTGTAATACCACAGAAAAGCCGTCTTGCAAGGGCGATTCGTTTTGCTATAAATTTACCCCGGAAAACAGAAGACTGGGGAGAAGCAGTAGATATTTTATATAAAAAATACGGTCACTATCACTGGGTACATACAATAAATAATGCTGCTTTACTTACTGCTGCTATAGTATACGGCAAAGGTAATTATGAAAAAACAATTTGTTTAGCTGTTATGGGGGGTTGGGATACGGATTGTAATGGAGCTACCGTTGGTTCTATATTAGGCACCCTTCTGGGAGCTAAACGTCTTCCGGATAAATGGATTAAACCCCTAAATAATAGAATCCGCAGTAGCCTTAAGGGTTTTGATAATGTCAGAATAGATGAACTGGCTAAGAGAACATTTAACTTAGTTGATCAATAATAAAAGATAAGGGTAGGTGTTGTTTCTAATGTTTAATATAAATGAATTTAAAAAAGATGATGATTTAAAATTTGATCGTGCCCTTGGAGCTATGATAGGACTGGCTATCGGAGATTCCTTCGGGGATGCCTCCAGAACTGAAAAAAACCATAAACGTTTTGGTATAACCATGGATTTTGATGAGGGTGCCTCCTGGAGTACAGATGATACAGAATTTGCCCTGTTGACAGCTCATACCTTAATAGAAGTACAGGGAAATTTAACTATAGAATCAGTAAAAGAGTCG encodes:
- a CDS encoding ADP-ribosylglycohydrolase family protein — translated: MKITWIKPEDKIEYELEQSRQEGKDISTIQNKWKILKEEISDTKLLRQKALNLLDEIDSLPYETDLYKEEPVRLIEIKEKSKQLDYSNRLSLDEEELFDKILGGWLGRTAGCLLGKPVEKITRYGIREILESIDSWPLNDYFTACGVPDELLTKYPWNRHGGKESLKENIVCMPEDDDLNYTMLNLHIAETYGFDFTVDNIAEAWLHSLPVMTVFTAERVAYFNCLNLINPAEVATHHNPYREWIGAQIRADLWGWMAAGNPVKAAELAYRDGSFTHVKNGVYGEMFVAATIAASFLTDNPLDAVKMGLAVIPQKSRLARAIRFAINLPRKTEDWGEAVDILYKKYGHYHWVHTINNAALLTAAIVYGKGNYEKTICLAVMGGWDTDCNGATVGSILGTLLGAKRLPDKWIKPLNNRIRSSLKGFDNVRIDELAKRTFNLVDQ